The genomic interval ACTTCCATCATCACTGCGGCCAGCCTGTCCTTCCTGGGCCTGGGCGCGCAGCCGCCCACACCGGAGTGGGGGGCTATGTTGAACGAGGCCCGCGCCGACATGATGAGTGCGCCGCACATCGCGCTGTTCCCCAGCCTGGCCATCTTCTTCACCGTGCTGGCCTTCAACCTGCTGGGCGACGGCCTGCGCGACGCGCTCGACCCCAAGCTGGACAACTGATTCAGTGCCTTTTAGGCATCCCGTGCTTATTCCATCAGCATGAGTAGCTATTTTTTAGATAGCATTTACCTGGAAGTGGCCTGGATGCTGTCGATGACCTTTTGCAGGTCAGCCACGGCCCGGCTGCGGTTCTCTTCGCTGAGTTTGTCCAGGTCTACCGACAGGCGCAGGCCGGGGTAGCGCCGGTTCAAGCCGTCGGGTGGCGCGTCGGGGGCGTGGATGTCGCGCAGCACAAAGCAGCGGATCTCGCGCGACACCCCCTTGGCTGCCAGCGGCTCGCGCTCGTGGGCGTCAAATTCGTCTTTCACCAGGGCGTAGGTCTCGTACGACATGATGATGCCGTCGGCTTCGCCGTTTTGCTCCAGCCGGGCGGCCAGGTTCACCTCGCTGCCGATCACGGTGTAGTCCATGCGCTGGTCGCTGCCGAAGTTGCCCACGTGGCAAAAACCGGTGTTGATGCCGATGCGGATCTGGAACGGCTGGCGGTCGCCCTTGTCGCGCCAGATTTCACGCAACTGGTGCATGCGCCGCTGCATCGCCACGGCCATGCGCACGCACTGCAGGGCATCTTCCTGCACGCCGCGGGTTTCGGGGTCGCCGAAGAAGATCAGGATGGCGTCGCCGACAAATTTGTCGATGGTGGCACCAAACTCCAGCGCGATCTTCGACATCTCCGAGAAGTAGCTGTTCAAAAAGTAGGTCAGGTCCTCGGGCTGCATGCCTTCTGAAGTGCGGGTGAAGTCCTTGATGTCCGAGAAAAAGATCGTCAGCTTTTTGCGCACCGCCTGGATGGACACGTCCTGGTCGCCCTCGAATATTGATTTGTACACCTGGGGCGAAAGGTAGCGCGAGAGCTTGTTGGACAGCGAATGCAACATCGCCGTGCGCACGTTCAGGGCAATGTGGTTGTGCACCCGGGCCAGCAGGATCGGCGGGCAAATGGGTTTGGTAATGTAGTCCACCGCGCCCAGCTCAAAGCCTTTTTCTTCGGCCTCATCGTCGGACTTGGCGGTGAGAAAGATCACCGGAATGTCGCGCGTGGCCGGGTTGGCCTTGAGGCGGCGGCACACCTCGTAGCCATCGATCTGCGGCATCATGATGTCAAGCAGGATCAGGTCCGGCGGCGTGCTGGACGCGGCCACGGCCAACCCCTTTTCACCGTGGTTGACCACTTTGACGCGGTAGGTGTCCTTGAGCAGCGCAGCCATCAGCGTCAGGTTGTCGGCAGTGTCGTCCACCACCAGCACAGTGGGTTTTTCGGCGAAGCCCAACATTTTCATACAGTGTTTTCCGAAAGCCCGTCTGCCCGCATACAACACGCGGGTCAAAGGCTCTGAGAATCGTACACCGACCGCCAAGTCAAATGTGACATTTTGTGTACATTCCGGGCGCTGTACCATGCCGGTCTTGATCACTGGGAGTATGGCTATGAAATGGGAAGGCAATCGCGAATCCAGCAATGTGGAAGACCGGCGGGATGGTGGGGAGGGCGGCTCCGGTGGCGGCATGCTGGGCGGACGCAGCATCGGCATCGGCACCATCGTGGTGGCTTTGCTGGGCGGCTGGATCTTTGGCATCAATCCGCTGACCATCATCAACCTGATGA from Comamonadaceae bacterium OS-1 carries:
- the cheB_2 gene encoding protein-glutamate methylesterase/protein-glutamine glutaminase, whose amino-acid sequence is MKMLGFAEKPTVLVVDDTADNLTLMAALLKDTYRVKVVNHGEKGLAVAASSTPPDLILLDIMMPQIDGYEVCRRLKANPATRDIPVIFLTAKSDDEAEEKGFELGAVDYITKPICPPILLARVHNHIALNVRTAMLHSLSNKLSRYLSPQVYKSIFEGDQDVSIQAVRKKLTIFFSDIKDFTRTSEGMQPEDLTYFLNSYFSEMSKIALEFGATIDKFVGDAILIFFGDPETRGVQEDALQCVRMAVAMQRRMHQLREIWRDKGDRQPFQIRIGINTGFCHVGNFGSDQRMDYTVIGSEVNLAARLEQNGEADGIIMSYETYALVKDEFDAHEREPLAAKGVSREIRCFVLRDIHAPDAPPDGLNRRYPGLRLSVDLDKLSEENRSRAVADLQKVIDSIQATSR